A stretch of the Chanos chanos chromosome 1, fChaCha1.1, whole genome shotgun sequence genome encodes the following:
- the aldob gene encoding fructose-bisphosphate aldolase B, whose product MTHQYPSLSPEQKQELATIAQRIVAPGKGILAADESTGTMAKRLQKINVENTEENRRFFRNLLFSVDASISENIGGIIFFHETLYQKSDSGVPFPKLVKDKGIVVGIKVDKGTAGLNGTDGETTTQGLDGLSERCAQYKKDGCDFAKWRCVLKISDGCPSALAIAENANVLARYASICQQNGLVPIVEPEILPDGDHDLQRCQYVTEKVLAAVYKALSDHHVYLEGTLLKPNMVTPGHSCPKKYTPQEIGMATVTALRRTVPASVPGICFLSGGQSEEEASVNLNAMNQTPLHRPWALTFSYGRALQASALAAWQGKPENAKATQEAFRTRAKINSLASKGEYKPTGQADQASMQSLFTASYVY is encoded by the exons ATGACACACCAGTACCCATCCCTGTCTCCAGAGCAGAAGCAGGAGCTGGCTACCATTGCCCAGCGAATTGTGGCTCCTGGAAAAGGCATCCTGGCTGCAGATGAGTCCACAG GCACCATGGCCAAGCGTCTGCAAAAGATAAACgtagagaacacagaggaaaaccGCCGCTTCTTCCGCAACCTCCTCTTCTCCGTCGACGCTTCTATCTCCGAGAACATTGGAGgaatcattttctttcatgaGACGCTGTACCAGAAATCTGACAGCGGTGTCCCATTCCCCAAACTGGTCAAAGACAAGGGGATAGTGGTTGGCATTAAG GTGGACAAAGGCACAGCAGGACTGAAtggaacagatggagagacaacCACACAGG GATTGGATGGTCTATCTGAACGCTGTGCTCAGTATAAGAAAGATGGCTGTGACTTTGCCAAATGGCGTTGCGTCCTTAAGATCTCTGACGGCTGTCCCTCAGCCCTGGCTATTGCTGAAAACGCCAACGTGCTCGCCAGATATGCCAGCATCTGCCAACag AATGGCCTGGTGCCCATTGTGGAGCCAGAGATTCTTCCAGATGGAGATCACGACCTGCAGCGGTGCCAGTACGTTACTGAGAAA GTGCTAGCCGCTGTGTACAAGGCTCTCTCCGACCACCACGTCTACCTTGAGGGCACGCTTTTGAAGCCCAACATGGTCACTCCTGGACACTCCTGTCCCAAGAAGTACACCCCACAGGAAATCGGCATGGCAACAGTCACTGCTCTCAGGCGCACTGTGCCTGCATCTGTGCCAG GTATTTGCTTCCTGTCAGGAGgccagagtgaggaggaggcTTCTGTTAATCTGAATGCCATGAACCAGACTCCCTTGCACCGGCCCTGGGCTCTGACCTTCTCTTATGGCCGTGCTCTCCAGGCTTCAGCCCTCGCTGCTTGGCAGGGCAAACCTGAAAATGCCAAGGCTACCCAGGAAGCCTTCCGCACCCGTGCCAAG ATCAACAGTCTGGCATCTAAAGGCGAATACAAACCCACTGGCCAGGCTGATCAAGCCTCTATGCAGTCCCTCTTCACAGCCAGCTATGTCTACTAG
- the rnf20 gene encoding E3 ubiquitin-protein ligase BRE1A gives MSGQKRPCDPSNAAQMGAPPEKRREREGGEEGEGVSTAAGGSTAVETVIKLGGVSNSEEQDVKALQMKNRKLGEALDQRQVIEDELRERVERLETRQATDDASLLILNRYWNQFDENVRLIARRYDQSGSEPVDSQPGEGRSLKPDTPEPDGDSNQERAKDRGQQGETASSFLATLASSSSEEMEAELQERVESSCKQASRVVEIYESLKSTVDQLKKDLDSGAESSLWDVAEQLNTLLTNENERLRHLTDDLQQKHSHMTSESRSLGRAVARADSRISELQVKIEDLQWDMEKISRRENRLNTHLVDVLERVNSKGYKVCGEASSVCGTITINKRKFEEMNSELEENKELAENRLSELQKLQQDLQNVNQENNNMRMELLSRAEEVVRESAEYRCLQSQFSVLYNESLILKSQLDETRARLNTTRTARLRQLDHMENDEVSLQRKVRTEVIQLEDTLAQVRKEYEMLRIEFEQTLAANEQAGPINREMRHLISTLQTHNQQMKGEVVKYKLRLREAQQDLNQVRAAKGSANLQSQSSTELDVKEETASPLTPAPSGDMTVKAESDNGSATPSSTGASVKTESGVETEGTVKEEEKEKEREKEKEKEKEREREKERERVTRGSVGVTAVKEEKEKPGTSSSQSEETPAERCAVIGGPKRKEMEQLKIVRAELKKAQESQREMKLLLDMYRSAPKEQRDKVQLMAAEKKTKSEAEELRQRLRELEERERREGKKMADEEALRKIRSVEEQIDILNKKLSVAKQEEDALLSEMDVTGQAFEDMQEQNIRLMQQLREKDDANFKLMSERIKSNQIHKLLKEEKEELADQLLTLKTQVDAQLQVVRKLEEKERLLQSTISTAERELGLRTQALDMNKRKTQESMLLSEELRSQLEAVQQRLSAVREEVIENSISREKESFNARRAQEDISKLRRKLEKAKKPIENIRNGDEILNAEISEYKARLTCPCCNSRVKDAVLTKCFHVFCFECVKTRYDTRQRKCPKCNAAFGANDFHRIYIG, from the exons ATGTCTGGACAGAAGCGACCCTGTGACCCCAGTAACGCTGCCCAAATGGGTGCTCCCCCAGAGAAacgcagagagagggagggtggagaggaaggagaaggggTTAGCACAGCGGCAGGAGGAAGCACCGCCGTGGAAACGGTCATCAAACTAGGAGGCGTTTCCAACTCG GAGGAGCAAGATGTCAAAGCTCTGCAGATGAAAAACAGGAAGTTGGGTGAAGCCTTGGACCAAAGACAG GTCATTGAGGATgaactgagggagagagtggagcGGCTGGAGACTCGTCAAGCCACTGACGATGCCAGTTTGTTGATCCTCAACCGATACTGGAACCag TTTGATGAAAATGTTCGATTGATTGCTCGGCGTTATGACCAATCGGGAAGTGAACCTGTGGACAGCCAGCCTGGAGAAGGGCGGAGCTTAAAGCCAGATACTCCAGAACCTGATGGAGACTCTAACCAGGAGAGAGCAAAAGATAGAG GCCAGCAGGGGGAGACAGCTAGCTCTTTCCTTGCAACCTTGGCCAGCAGTAGCAGTGAGGAGATGGAGGCTGAGCTTCAGGAGAGGGTGGAGTCAAGCTGTAAACAGGCTTCTCGCGTGGTTGAAATCTACGAGAGTCTAAAAAGCACAGTGGACCAACTGAAGAAGGATCTGGATTCTGGTGCAG AGAGCAGTCTCTGGGATGTTGCCGAACAACTCAACACCCTCCTAACCAATGAGAATGAGCGCCTGCGTCATCTGACTGATGATCTccaacagaaacacagtcacatgaccagTGAG tcGCGTTCTCTGGGCCGTGCAGTAGCTCGTGCAGACAGCAGGATCAGTGAACTGCAGGTGAAGATTGAGGATCTGCAGTGGGACATGGAGAAGATCAGTCGCCGAGAAAACCGACTCAACACACACCTCGTAGATGTGCTGGAGAGG GTAAACAGTAAAGGCTATAAGGTGTGTGGGGAGGCCAGTAGCGTGTGTGGCACCATCACCATAAACAAGAGGAAG TTTGAAGAGATGAATAGTGAGTTGGAGGAGAACAAGGAGTTAGCTGAGAACCGTCTAAGTGAATTACAGAAACTCCAACAGGACCTGCAGAACGTCAACCAAGAGAACAATAATATGAgg ATGGAGTTGTTGAGCAGGGCGGAGGAAGTtgtgagagagagcgctgaGTATCGATGTCTTCAGTCTCAGTTCTCTGTGCTCTACAACGAGTCTCTGATTCTCAAGTCTCAGCTGGACGAGACCAGAGCTCGTCTCAACACCACCCGAACCGCCAGACTACGCCAGCTCGATCATATGGAG aaTGATGAGGTCTCCTTGCAGCGGAAGGTTCGCACTGAAGTGATTCAGTTGGAGGATACACTTGCACAAGTTCGTAAGGAATATGAAATGCTCAGGATCGAGTTTGAACAAACACTCGCCGCCAACGAACAAGCAG gacCTATCAATCGCGAGATGCGACACTTGATCAGTACGTTACAGACCCATAATCAGCAGATGAAGGGTGAGGTGGTGAAATACAAACTTCGTTTGAGAGAGGCTCAGCAAGACCTTAACCAg GTCCGGGCTGCAAAGGGCAGTGCTAACCTCCAATCACAGTCAAGCACAGAGCTGGACGTGAAGGAAGAGACCGCCTCTCCTCTTACCCCAGCCCCCTCTGGGGATATGACAGTAAAGGCAGAGTCAGACAATGGGTCAGCCACTCCCAGTAGCACAG GCGCCTCAGTAAAGACAGAATCAGgagtagagacagaggggacagtgaaagaagaggaaaaggagaaagagagggagaaggagaaagaaaaggagaaagagagggagcgagaaaaagaaagagagagggtaaCACGTGGGAGTGTCGGAGTCACAGcagtgaaggaggagaaggagaaacctggcaccagcagcagccaatcagaagagaCGCCTGCTGAACGCTGTGCTGTGATTGGAGGACCCAAGAGGAAGGAGATGGAACAGCTGAAAATAGTCAGAGCCGAACTTAA GAAAGCTCAGGAGTCCCAGCGGGAGATGAAGCTCTTGTTGGACATGTATCGCTCTGCCccaaaagagcagagagacaaagtTCAACTCATGGCAGCTGAGAAGAAAACTAAGTCAGAG GCGGAGGAGTTACGCCAGCGCCTGCGGGAactggaggagagggagaggagagagggaaagaagatgGCTGATGAGGAAGCTCTGAGGAAGATCAGATCTGTGGAGGAACAGATCGACATACTGAACAAAAAACTGTCCGTCGccaagcag GAGGAGGATGCATTGCTGAGTGAAATGGATGTGACAGGCCAGGCGTTTGAGGACATGCAGGAGCAGAACATCCGTCTGATGCAGCAGCTCCGTGAGAAAGATGACGCCAATTTCAAACtaatgagtgagagaatcaAATCGAACCAGATCCACAAACTActcaaagaggaaaaagaagaactgGCTGACCAATTACTCACCCTTAAAACACAG gTGGATGCTCAGCTGCAGGTTGTAAGGAAGTTGGAGGAGAAAGAGCGCCTCCTACAGAGTACTATtagcactgcagagagagagctgggccTTCGTACCCAGGCGTTAGACATGAACAAACGCAAG ACTCAGGAGTCCATGTTGCTGTCAGAGGAGTTGCGCTCTCAGCTGGAGGCTGTACAACAGAGACTCAGTGCCGTCAGAGAGGAGGTTATCGAGAACAGCATCTCCAGAGAGAAGGAGTCCTTCAATGCCCGCCGcgcacag GAGGATATCTCTAAACTGCGCCGGAAACTCGAGAAAGCCAAGAAACCTATTGAAAACATTCGCAACGGAGACGAGATACTTAATGCAGAAATTAGCGAATATAAG GCTCGTTTGACGTGTCCGTGCTGTAATTCTCGTGTGAAGGATGCTGTGTTGACCAAGTGTTTCCATGTCttctgttttgagtgtgtgaagaCACGTTATGACACCCGCCAAAGGAAGTGCCCGAAATGCAACGCTGCCTTTGGCGCCAACGACTTCCACCGCATCTACATCGGCTAG
- the LOC115824501 gene encoding uncharacterized protein LOC115824501 — MLQWLVLCVLLCGELFLEVRAKTVCYGDEFKISSDFYLYNRIYFTPNKPGADRILLLNETEVYDPHYELRGSKLVIRAVKERDEGTYYMEYLNQKLFQFSIELKIRDCSNKRSLTYGNSFRISLPSRSMSLEFSSRSGSPVELWSRTRHQPSRGALRNQQWILDSVTSADQGHYTVWDRDGRMVSRTHLEVVAEDIELTAEVNSEITIQITRDPSETDIVLLREGERDMLVFQKGYMPYEAKKFFPGGYNLDNYWPSMSYFELWDLQTQHSGIYEVRDSTGHVVRRIDLKVIDSNTAKYIMIPFIVIFLAIVLCCLCKKKCCKKQRKPSTPSETPAPPADPAHRVYYHDPAIVSPPGYSSQPSATGSSTTWGYTPIVSTLQKNESSEIVTTACVVPPQPEVSDAETKAAPTFSLDTDCLHVSDPGSQFKPRGGVQYGDSFPLSSDTAIEHVYNSDKLNFL, encoded by the exons ATGCTACAATGGCTGGTGCTGTGCGTCCTGCTTTGTGGGG AATTGTTCCTGGAAG TTAGGGCTAAGACTGTATGCTACGGTGATGAGTTCAAAATCTCCTCAGACTTCTATTTGTATAACCGCATATACTTCACCCCAAACAAACCTGGAGCTGACAGGATCCTGCTATTAAATGAAACTGAG gtGTATGACCCTCATTACGAGTTGAGAGGCTCAAAACTCGTCATTCGAGCAGTGAAAGAACGGGATGAAGGGACATACTACATGGAGTATTTGAACCAGAAGCTTTTTCAATTTTCCATCGAACTAAAAATCAGAG ACTGCTCTAACAAAAGGTCTTTGACTTACGGAAATTCCTTCAGAATTTCTTTGCCATCTCGGAGCATGAGCCTAGAGTTCTCCTCTCGCTCTGGTTCTCCTGTTGAGCTGTGGAGCAGGACGAGGCATCAGCCGAGTAGGGGAGCACTCCGGAACCAACAGTGGATTCTTGACAGTGTGACATCAGCTGACCAGGGCCACTACACAGTCTGGGACCGTGATGGGAGGATGGTGTCCAGAACTCATCTGGAAGTTGttg cggAGGACATTGAGCTCACAGCTGAGGTGAACAGTGAGATAACCATCCAAATAACACGGGATCCATCTGAGACTGATATTGTCCTgctcagggagggagagagagatatgcttGTGTTTCAAAAGGGTTACATGCCTTATGAGGCGAAGAAGTTCTTCCCAGGTGGCTATAATCTGGATAACTACTGGCCCTCCATGTCCTATTTTGAGTTATGGGACCTCCAAACCCAACATTCTGGAATCTACGAAGTTCGCGACTCCACAGGACATGTTGTGCGCCGAATAGATCTCAAAGTGATTG ATAGCAACACTGCCAAATACATCATGATTCCCTTTATTGTCATCTTCCTTGCCATTGTACTGTGTTGCCTTTGTAAAAAGAAGTGCTGTAAAAAGCAAAGAAAGCCGTCCACCCCCTCAGAAACTCCAGCTCCGCCTGCTGACCCTGCACATCGTGTTTACTACCAC GATCCTGCTATTGTGTCACCTCCAGGATACTCCAGTCAGCCATCAGCTACAGGCTCAAGCACCACCTGGGGTTACACTCCTATT GTTTCCACACTTCAGAAAAATGAGTCGAGCGAGATTGTGACGACAGCTTGTGTAGTACCACCACAGCCTGAG GTGTCGGATGCAGAGACAAAAGCTGCACCCACATTCTCTCTGGACACAGACTGTTTACACGTGTCTGATCCAGGCAGCCAGTTTAAACCTCGGGGGGGTGTTCAATACGGAGACTCTTTCCCCCTCAGTTCAGACACAGCCATCGAGCATGTCTACAATTCTGATAAACTCAATTTCCTCTAG
- the prpf19 gene encoding pre-mRNA-processing factor 19 gives MSLICAISNEVPEHPCVSPVSNQVFERRLIEKYIAENGADPINGQPLSEEQLIDIKVSHPIRPKAPSATSIPAILKSLQDEWDAVMLHSFTLRQQLQTTRQELSHALYQHDAACRVIARLTKEVTAAREALATLKPQAGLVAAQAAPASHLTAVGAGGEPMEVNEQVGMTPEIIQKLQDKATVLTTERKKRGKTVPEELVRAEDLSKYRQMASHVGLHSASVPGILSLDLCPTDTNKVLTGGADKNVVVFDRREEQIVATLKGHTKKVSSVIYHPSQSVVFSASPDSTIRVWSVAAANCVQVVRAHEAGVTGLSLHATGDYLLSCSEDQYWAFSDIQTGRVLTKVTDETAGCALTCAQFHPDGLIFGTGTADSQIKIWDLKERTNVANFPGHSGPVTSIAFSENGYYLATGAQDSSLKLWDLRKLKNFKTITLDSDYEVKSLVFDQSGTYLAVGGSDIRVYICKQWSEVLNFTDHTGLVTGVAFGEHAQFLSSVGMDRSLKFYSL, from the exons ATGTCTTTGATTTGTGCAA TCTCTAATGAGGTTCCTGAGCATCCGTGCGTATCTCCAGTCTCCAACCAAGTGTTCGAGCGCCGCTTGATCGAGAAGTACATTGCGGAGAACGGAGCAGATCCCATCAATGGGCAGCCGCTCTCCGAGGAACAACTTATCGACATCAAAG TCTCTCACCCCATTCGGCCCAAAGCTCCCTCTGCCACCAGTATCCCTGCTATTCTCAAATCTCTTCAGGATGAATGG gaCGCGGTGATGTTGCATAGTTTCACTTTGCGCCAGCAGCTGCAGACCACTCGTCAGGAGCTCTCTCATGCTCTGTACCAGCATGATGCAGCCTGCAGGGTCATCGCTCGGCTCACTAAAGAAGTCACTGCGGCCAGAGAAg CTTTGGCCACGCTCAAGCCTCAAGCTGGACTGGTCGCCGCCCAGGCAGCTCCTGCCTCACATCTCACAGCCGTG ggtGCAGGTGGAGAGCCTATGGAGGTTAATGAGCAGGTGGGAATGACTCCTGAGATCATACAGAAG CTGCAAGACAAGGCCACGGTGCTgacgacagagagaaagaag agaggaaagactgTCCCGGAGGAGCTGGTCAGAGCTGAAGACCTCAGCAAATATCGCCAAATGGCTTCACATGTG ggtcTTCACAGTGCCAGCGTCCCTGGAATCCTTTCTTTGGACCTCTGCCCTACAGACACCAACAAAGTActcacag GCGGAGCGGATAAGAACGTGGTCGTGTTTGACCGCAGAGAGGAGCAGATTGTGGCCACTCTCAAAGGTCACACCAAAAAAGTCTCCTCTGTCATCTACCATCCATCTCAG tcGGTGGTGTTTTCGGCATCTCCAGACAGCACTATCCGTGTGTGGTCTGTGGCGGCAGCTAACTGTGTTCAGGTGGTACGAGCTCATGAGGCAGGGGTGACTggcctctctctccatgctACTGGAGACTACCTGCTCAGCTGTTCTGAGGACCag TATTGGGCCTTCTCTGACATCCAGACAGGCCGTGTTCTGACTAAAGTCACTGATGAGACAGCTGGATGTG CGCTGACATGTGCGCAGTTCCACCCCGATGGTTTGATTTTTGGCACTGGCACGGCAGACTCTCAGAttaagatttgggatctgaaGGAACGCACAAACGTGGCAAACTTCCCTGGCCATTCAGGCCCAGTCACCTCCATTGCCTTCTCTGAGAACGGATACTACCTGGCTACAG GAGCTCAGGACAGCTCACTGAAGCTGTGGGATCTTAGAAAACTGAAGAACTTCAAGACTATCACCCTGGACAGCGACTATGAg GTGAAGTCTCTGGTGTTTGATCAGAGTGGTACATACCTGGCTGTGGGTGGATCAGACATCAGAGTTTACATATGTAAACAGTGGTCCGAAGTCCTCAACTTCACCG ATCATACTGGTCTTGTGACAGGTGTGGCCTTTGGTGAGCATGCTCAGTTCCTGTCCTCTGTAGGAATGGACAGAAGCCTCAAGTTTTACAGCCTGTAA
- the LOC115819395 gene encoding membrane-spanning 4-domains subfamily A member 4D-like, with protein sequence MTEASEDMETQEQAEIIAVTTFTEGTEGAEMKNVIQQSMAGGEKPLYRFIRGQPGHVGIAVLMFGCGELLCGMPMIETAQFIHSSSVIYLPFWLGVLFIISGSLSIYTGKYPSKSKVTLCLAFYIVSLLGIFVSLIVRLIFLILRLSWFHEKYSRQVKGMVTSLEAVLLMCSVCVFVLLCFLCSIARAALKSSMTRVIVHQTLPASQTDS encoded by the exons ATGACTGAAGCCTCAGAAGACATGGAAACTCAGGAGCAGGCAGAGATAATAGCGGTGACGACTTTCACAGAGGGCACAGAAGGGGCTGAAATGAAGAATGTCATCCAGCAGAGCATGGCAGGGGGAGAGAAACCGCTTTATCGCTTCATCAGGGGACAACCGGGCCACGTTGGG ATTGCAGTTCTCATGTTTGGATGTGGGGAATTGCTGTGTGGCATGCCAATGATTGAGACAGCTCAGTTCATCCATAGCAGTTCAGTCATATATCTGCCCTTCTGGCTTGGAGTCCTG TTTATCATTTCAGGAAGTCTCTCCATTTATACGGGGAAGTATCCTTCCAAATCAAAG GTGACTCTGTGCCTGGCCTTCTACATAGTGAGTCTATTGGGGATATTTGTGTCCCTGATTGTGAGACTGATTTTCTTAATTCTGCGACTGAGTTGGTTTCACGAAAAATATTCGCGTCAAGTAAAG ggcaTGGTAACGAGCTTGGAGGCAGTGTTACTCATGTGCtccgtgtgcgtgtttgtgctgctctgtttcctctgttctaTAGCCAGGGCAGCTCTGAAATCCTCCATGACCAGG gtCATTGTTCACCAAACACTACCTGCAAGTCAGACGGACTCATAG
- the LOC115819499 gene encoding transmembrane protein 109: MSSKKFLVFGLLFAHVFATGCRGQAVPTDEAPEADSGLLSVVSNFGEELRRYLESTVGTNVIETSFENAIEYLESVFGPENIYTIAMFVEMLLRFVAEGAASGLNVIAAYVSEILRATGVDAKLPFPHFTPEGVSWVAKWALLALIGYWLLSIVLRVAVALLRRVFWLLKGAVALWLFMRIVSDPSTSTDTTAARLALLVIGYAVLSVVTASTGGKESACLENRLSSLEGRIKLMEKKRD; this comes from the exons ATGAGCTCAAAAAAGTTTTTAGTCTTTGGACTATTGTTCGCGCACGTCTTCGCCACGGGATGCCGCGGGCAGGCAGTGCCGACGGACGAGGCCCCCGAGGCGGACTCGGGTCTCCTGTCTGTCGTCTCAAATTTCGGAGAGGAGTTACGCCGTTATCTGGAGTCCACAGTCGGAACCAATGTGATAGAGACAAGCTTTGAG AATGCAATAGAATACCTTGAGTCAGTCTTTGGTCCAGAGAACATCTATACAATTGCTATG tTTGTCGAAATGTTACTGAGGTTTGTGGCCGAGGGGGCTGCCAGTGGACTCAATGTCATTGCTGCATATGTCTCTGAGATTCTTAGAGCCACAGGAGTGGATG CCAAACTACCCTTCCCGCATTTCACCCCAGAGGGCGTGTCTTGGGTAGCCAAGTGGGCTTTGCTGGCTCTGATCGGTTACTGGTTGCTGTCAATAGTGCTGCGCGTTGCTGTGGCATTGCTACGGAGAGTGTTCTGGCTCTTAAAGGGTGCCGTGGCGTTGTGGCTCTTCATGCGGATTGTCAGTGACCCGTCCACCTCCACGGATACCACGGCAGCACGGCTGGCATTGTTGGTGATTGGCTACGCTGTGTTGAGCGTCGTCACGGCCAGCACAGGCGGAAAGGAGTCGGCCTGTCTGGAGAACCGGCTAAGCAGCCTGGAAGGGCGGATCAAACtgatggagaagaagagagactaA